The following proteins come from a genomic window of Miscanthus floridulus cultivar M001 chromosome 2, ASM1932011v1, whole genome shotgun sequence:
- the LOC136540644 gene encoding RING-H2 finger protein ATL16-like encodes MDAAGAPIPPPDASSPSPYGGQGTAAFPIAIVIAIGFMVTSLILITYYFLVVRCWLRGGGPAGGSGLLLHRARRDDRHLVERVSSVFFTDQEAAELPGGLDPDVVAALPVVKYYRRRARDDSASECAVCLGEFAPGERLKQLPTCSHAFHIDCIDTWLHHNVSCPLCRTVVTGGAVIPLARDDHGASCRDLQPLGGDTRRIDAAGRVGYGSSCRFPTKTGAAAQEPITRSFSMDCFAGGLGRKPQTKEPSTAGSSEEAASLDANAGSSSSNNVADRGAGETSGRFRRLLSSFGLGRSSRSTVLPIHLDP; translated from the coding sequence ATGGACGCGGCAGGCGCGCCCATACCGCCGCCGGACGCGTCGTCCCCGTCGCCGTACGGCGGGCAGGGCACGGCGGCGTTCCCGATCGCCATCGTCATCGCTATCGGGTTCATGGTCACCTCGCTCATCCTCATCACCTACTACTTCCTCGTCGTCCGCTGCTGGCTCCGCGGCGGGGGGCCCGCCGGCGGGTCGGGCCTGCtgctccaccgcgcgcgccgcgACGACCGCCACCTGGTGGAGCGAGTCTCCTCGGTCTTCTTCACCGACCAAGAGGCCGCCGAGCTCCCGGGCGGGCTCGACCCGGACGTCGTCGCCGCGCTCCCCGTCGTCAAGTACTACCGCCGCCGGGCGAGGGACGACTCCGCGTCCGAGTGCGCCGTGTGCCTGGGCGAATTCGCGCCCGGGGAGCGGCTCAAGCAGCTGCCCACCTGCTCTCACGCCTTCCACATCGACTGCATCGATACCTGGCTCCACCACAACGTCAGCTGCCCGCTCTGCCGCACCGTCGTCACCGGCGGCGCCGTCATCCCGCTCGCGCGCGACGACCACGGCGCGTCCTGCCGCGACTTGCAGCCGCTCGGCGGCGATACGCGGCGCATCGACGCCGCGGGGAGGGTCGGGTACGGGAGCTCCTGCAGGTTCCCGACCAAGACCGGCGCCGCCGCGCAGGAGCCCATCACGCGCTCCTTCTCCATGGACTGCTTCGCGGGCGGCCTCGGCCGGAAGCCGCAGACCAAGGAGCCTTCTACTGCTGGCAGCTCGGAGGAGGCCGCGAGCCTGGACGCCAacgccggcagcagcagcagcaataaCGTCGCTGACCGCGGCGCTGGCGAGACGAGCGGCCGGTTCCGGCGGCTCCTGTCGTCGTTCGGGCTCGGCCGGAGCTCGCGGAGCACGGTGCTGCCGATCCACCTAGACccctga
- the LOC136540645 gene encoding RING-H2 finger protein ATL1-like, which produces MDPPPPPFASSSSSSPSPPSSSSSESITMVIITVVGILAAFALLASYYAFVTKCQLLRAVWSRHPPWHRRPRGASGGREEASSVAGRASATEDGRRGLGLQLIRMLPVVKFTDAACDAGVAPRISVSECAVCLSEFVERERVRLLPNCSHAFHIDCIDTWLQDSARCPFCRSDVTLPALPLARHAPAAALPRRRDDALASDSIVIEVRGEHERWFSSHGATATTTGARPASGGGGRGPRHPKQQPRRSKAESFGDEAIDTRKTTDAEFAAVQPLRRSLSLDSSCGKHLYVSIQELLATQRQVRERDPSVHS; this is translated from the coding sequence ATGGATCCTCCGCCACCACCGTTCGCCTCCAGCAGCTCGTCCTCGCcctcgccgccgtcgtcctcgtcCAGCGAGAGCATCACCATGGTGATCATCACCGTCGTGGGCATCCTCGCGGCGTTCGCGCTCCTCGCCAGCTACTACGCGTTCGTGACCAAGTGTCAGCTGCTGCGCGCGGTGTGGTCGCGCCACCCGCCGTGGCACCGCCGCCCGCGGGGGGCCAGCGGCGGACGGGAGGAGGCGTCGTCCGTCGCAGGCCGCGCCTCAGCGACCGAGGACGGCCGGCGGGGCCTGGGCCTGCAGCTCATCCGCATGCTCCCCGTCGTCAAGTTCACGGACGCGGCCTGCGACGCCGGCGTGGCGCCGAGGATATCCGTGTCGGAGTGCGCCGTGTGCCTGAGCGAGTTCGTGGAGCGGGAGCGCGTCCGGCTGCTTCCCAACTGCTCCCACGCCTTCCACATCGACTGCATCGACACGTGGCTGCAGGACAGCGCGCGCTGCCCCTTCTGCCGGAGCGACGTCACGCTGCCGGCGCTCCCGTTGGCACGCCACGCCCCCGCGGCGGCCCTCCCCAGGCGTCGGGACGACGCGCTCGCCAGCGACAGCATTGTGATCGAGGTGCGAGGGGAGCACGAGAGGTGGTTCAGCAGCCAcggggcgacggcgacgacgacgggcgCTCGTccggccagcggcggcggcggaagagGGCCCCGACACCCAAAGCAGCAGCCGCGGCGCAGCAAGGCGGAGAGCTTCGGCGACGAGGCCATCGACACGAGGAAGACAACGGACGCGGAGTTCGCGGCGGTGCAGCCCTTGCGGCGGTCCCTCTCCCTGGACTCCTCCTGCGGCAAGCACCTCTACGTATCCATCCAGGAGCTCCTCGCCACGCAAAGGCAAGTGCGCGAGCGCGATCCGTCCGTGCATTCATGA